The Xenopus laevis strain J_2021 chromosome 7S, Xenopus_laevis_v10.1, whole genome shotgun sequence genome includes a window with the following:
- the dnajc12.S gene encoding dnaJ homolog subfamily C member 12: MDSILNCSCSMEPDYYSLLGCDELSTVEQIVAEYKVKALECHPDKHPGDKKAVEDFQRLQQAKETLTNEESRAQYDHWRRSKILIPFAQWEALQDSVKTSMHWAVQSKKEPMLEAPTSDPSKMPDKVSSLCDAKKNESDLLEKTQEDNEVLSPKSPEGSSDTSSNLLRFRWSAEAPSDLLRKFRNYEL, translated from the exons ATGGATTCTATTCTGAACTGCAGCTGCAGCATGGAGCCAGATTATTATTCCCTGCTCGGCTGTGATGAGCTCTCCACG gtgGAACAGATTGTTGCAGAGTATAAAGTGAAAGCACTTGAATGCCACCCAGATAAACACCCTGGAGATAAAAAAGCAG TGGAAGATTTCCAGAGACTTCAGCAGGCCAAAGAGACTCTAACAAATGAGGAAAGTCGCGCTCAGTATGATCACTGGCGAAGGAGCAAAATTCTGATTCCTTTCGCACAGTGGGAAGCGCTGCAAGATTCTGTTAAAACT TCAATGCACTGGGCAGTGCAGAGTAAAAAAGAGCCAATGCTGGAGGCTCCCACTTCCGATCCTTCCAAGATGCCAGATAAGGTTTCTTCCTTGTGTGATGCCaagaaaaatgaaagtgatttgcTGGAAAAAACTCAAGAGGATAATGAAGTGTTGTCACCTAAGAGTCCGGAAG GAAGTTCGGACACATCCTCCAACCTTCTTCGCTTCAGGTGGTCAGCAGAAGCCCCTTCCGACCTTCTTCGAAAATTCAGGAATTATGAGCTCTAA